In one Aeromicrobium erythreum genomic region, the following are encoded:
- a CDS encoding BlaI/MecI/CopY family transcriptional regulator has protein sequence MPPSSRSLGSLERSVMDVLWRATSALTVREVQEQLEAGGSADLAYTTVMTVLDRLGAKEMVSRERDGRAFRYTAALSREAATAELLNATLDSSGDRTAALVHFARTVDPAEAAALRAALEEIEAPGTP, from the coding sequence CTCCCGCTCCCTCGGCTCCCTCGAGCGCTCCGTCATGGACGTCCTCTGGCGTGCCACCAGCGCCTTGACCGTCCGCGAGGTGCAGGAGCAGCTCGAGGCCGGCGGGTCCGCCGACCTCGCCTACACGACCGTCATGACGGTGCTCGACCGGCTCGGCGCCAAGGAGATGGTGAGCCGCGAGCGCGACGGGCGGGCGTTCCGGTACACCGCGGCGCTCTCCCGCGAGGCCGCCACGGCCGAGCTCCTGAACGCCACGCTCGACAGCTCGGGCGACCGCACCGCCGCGCTCGTGCACTTCGCGCGCACGGTCGACCCGGCCGAGGCCGCGGCCCTGCGCGCGGCGCTGGAGGAGATCGAGGCACCGGGCACGCCATGA